A stretch of Schistocerca cancellata isolate TAMUIC-IGC-003103 chromosome 3, iqSchCanc2.1, whole genome shotgun sequence DNA encodes these proteins:
- the LOC126175991 gene encoding glucose-fructose oxidoreductase domain-containing protein 1 — translation MLPGIGVFGTGNVVRVIVPFLREKGFKIEAIWGRTLTAAEEVSKELEIPFYTNKIDDVLLRKDVDLIFIMCSPNLHAQIAVKALGIGKHVLCDKPTGLCQSEALKMVRAAQYYPSLISIVNHSLRFLPAFSQMKRAIADGYLGSENEITVCDVRVQMGSLLHDGYDWLCDDTMGGGILTLVGSHVIDLVSHLTGQRASRVHGLVRTFTKNTDYVRGIRQISSPDFCAFQMEMSGGTLVTATLNNHLPGTFSQEVLVCGREGHLMVRGGDLYGYKSGAAKEEVIYLDVEDLQRGGSINAAAISVIPRPYMKGLFKMISALREAFLPVEDKSGWVKEPVALAATFEDGLYVQAVIDALRKSSANREWVKVTVPNIS, via the exons ATGTTGCCCGGTATTGGAGTATTTGGAACGGGTAACGTTGTGCGAGTTATTGTTCCATTTTTGAGAGAAAAGGGCTTCAAGATAGAAGCAATATGGGGTCGAACACTCACTGCTGCTGAAGAAGTATCTAAGGAACTTGAGATACCGTTTTACACTAACAAAATCGATGATGTGCTGCTGCGAAAGGACGTTGATCTTATATTTATTATGTGTTCACCAAACCTTCATGCACAGATTGCTGTTAAAGCTCTGGGTATTGGGAAACATGTGCTATGTGACAAACCAACTGGGCTATGTCAAAGCGAAGCATTGAAGATGGTACGAGCAGCACAGTATTATCCGTCGCTTATTTCCATTGTTAACCACAGCTTAAGATTTCTTCCTGCATTTTCCCAGATGAAGAGAGCTATTGCTGATGGGTACCTAGGCAGTGAGAATGAAATAACCGTCTGCGACGTACGTGTGCAGATGGGAAGCCTTCTTCACGATGGTTATGATTGGTTATGTGATGATACAATGGGTGGAGGTATATTAACTCTTGTGGGTAGCCACGTAATTGACCTTGTGTCACATCTGACTGGTCAGAGGGCTTCACGTGTCCATGGCCTTGTTCGAACTTTCACGAAGAACACAGATTATGTGCGTGGCATAAGGCAGATTTCAAGTCCAGACTTCTGTGCCTTTCAGATGGAGATGAGTGGTGGCACACTTGTCACTGCAACGCTTAACAATCATCTTCCAGGAACGTTTAGCCAGGAAGTTTTAGTTTGTGGGCGTGAAGGACATTTAATGGTGCGTGGTGGAGACTTGTATGGGTACAAATCCGGTGCAGCAAAGGAAGAAGTCATATATTTGGACGTGGAAGATTTGCAGCGTGGAGGCTCTATTAATGCTGCTGCAATAAGTGTGATTCCACGCCCATACATGAAAGGATTATTTAAGATGATTAGTGCTCTTAGAGAAGCATTTCTGCCTGTTGAAGACAAGAGTGGATGGGTGAAGGAACCCGTTGCACTGGCAGCAACATTTGAAGATGGTTTGTATGTGCAAGCGGTCATAGATGCGCTACGGAAATCTAGCGCAAACCGTGAATGGGTAAAG GTTACAGTGCCAAACATTTCTTGA